The Zeugodacus cucurbitae isolate PBARC_wt_2022May chromosome 4, idZeuCucr1.2, whole genome shotgun sequence genome includes the window caataaaacataGAAGCTCTGAGATAAGCCACACATCATTCCGGAAAAAGGTCATCTCAGCTGTTCTGCAGATGTGGCAGGTAAGGGAGTGACACTGACTTGAACATAGGTGAAATTCGCGTTAAGCTGAGAGTGTAATAGAGGATCAAACTATAATAGCTTTAAAgacttaatttttcacaaaaaatgccaaagacataaaacgaaatataggttaaaattcatatttcaatgaCTTTATATTTTGAGATGATATAAGATTATTTTCCAAGAGAATTATTGATGCATATTTTCCCTTTCTTACCttgaagaacattttatactgccTCAAACTAATTTCTTGGAACACTTCTGTAGCTTGCTCTCTTTAGATGCATCGAACATAATTATCTCCAAGCGACTGGAAGTCATGACATGGCTTCACAATCTCCATAAGATGTTTTGAAACAAAGAAAAGCTGTACTTGCCACAAAGGTCGGTTTTAAAGTCCATTATCCTGCTTGAGAGCCGATATGCATCGCTGTAACTTCGATTTATTTAACCAACGATGCTAAGTCACGAAATAAAGATCATGAAAGAGAACAACTGTTCTCAAAGCTATCAATTACAGCGGAAAGAAGTCAACACAGGAAAATAATGTGATCAAGGTCAGCGGAGAATCTATTGTTCTTTAagcctctaacttttttaatggtcAAGCGATGTTAGCAGGTATGAAACTGACACAAGTGTTACATAATGAAAGTTAAGCCTACCGAAGCAGATCAAGAGCTCAGGTAGTCGAACTCAAAACTCAATAATTCTCAGCCAAAATAAGACGAATATTGAGTCACAGTGACTCCCTGACTTTGATGATATAAATACCAAGGATTCGAAAGGATTCGTCAGCAGACAGCATTTGCATCTCATACAACACACTGCGAAACAAGCTCACTTCTTCAGCACAAACATCTTCAACATCTATCCCTCGAAACAAGTCCATACATAGTTCATCTTCTTCAGAAAAATGTCACCAATATTCGAGTCGAACTTTTCCATACGCAGCATACTCTCGAACGATGAGGACAACAAGCCAATCGACATAAGACCGAATTACACctactccgcgttggtgacgatGGCCATACGAAGCAGCCCGGAGCAGAAACTAACATTGAGTAGCATCCAACAGTGGATCATGGACAATTTTCCGTACTATCGAAAAGATCAACGCGGCTGGCAGTGCCAGATTCGTCATACGCTCACTACAAATTCCTGTttcatgaagataccacgtccacCAAGCGATCCGGGACGCGGAAATTACTGGACCGTGAACCCAGAAGTTGAGTCTATCAAGAAGAGTGCGTCACCTGGACAAGCGCAAGTCGTCACAAACGCATTTGAATCGAAATATAGCGTTAATCAAGCAATGGCACAGGGAGTACCACATCCACAAATGCCAACGGCTAGATATTTTCCAACTCCACAAGAAATTGAGCGGACGCAACAAATGATGATGGAACATGCGCTGCTAGAACAGCACGCATGGTTCTTGCATCACCAGCAACAAACGaagctgttgcaacaacaattggtcactctacaacaacagcaatatcagcAACAGTGTGAAGAGATCTATAGGAAGATAACTTTCCATCAACAACAGTGCGCTTTTTTGTCTGCCACACATTACCCCATGTCTGAACCGAATTCGTGAGATGTACTAGTAGTTAAGCAAAATATTGTAGATCAATTCAATCTGTAAGTGATTCATACgtcactatttatattataaaattttgcattaataaataaattattatttgatgaaATGGAAGTGGTGCTCGTTTCAATGAAGATGATCGTGCCTAAAAGGggttcctaatttttttttttgattggaCCTGATAATTAAGATCAATACATTTTATTCCGTGAGAGTTATTCATGAGCTTTCGttgagaattaattaattttaatgccgGCAAGTAGACCTCGAGATATCATTTCTCCAAAATTCTCACAAGTATCGTTTAAGAattcaatcaatttaaaaatcgaaatattcctcTTAAGTAACCCTTCATGGTTAAGGGTTACTGAATTTAGGTAGGTTaaccaaatgtttatttaaagtatATGAGGTGTATGGGgccagaggaagtattgacctgattttgcaaaattttctgcACGGAGGCGATCCGTTAAAAGACATATCTCCCTTGAAGTTCTTCAGGATATCTCAGAGAGTTACCGATATTTGCGGTAAAAAATTGGTCactagcactgaggtcctcatgttcgatatgagtggtcttgaaaagtttgcaagtatttgtgcaaagttttgttccgatttcttcactggtgcttaatttataaatttactagCTGGCCCAGCGGAGAACTTTCTTCCGCCTTAGAGGCAATAAGTGTGgagatttttggttttattgagttattttttttattaaaataatatacaaatacagtttttatttattctccattcgttatttatttttgagcatAGGTTGCACTTTCCAGtcaatcacgttgtgatagacgacatttttcgttttattatcaACTTTCAAGGTTTGGCGTTTTCATTTGTTAAGGGGTTATttaaggttaggattttcaaaatatatatatatatatatatctgagtacacgcacacaaaatttcatccgatgaatattttcgaagacacattagtgaaggcgcgccgaCGACATGTAAAGTgctctcaaaactttaaactcgtttttctcgaaacggtgttttcaaagtcggtgaacaaaatttctcagaaacggctgaaacgatcggtctgaaatttttacacaagcttcttaactatatttcttttagtaattaatcgaaggatttccccatccgatgaaaatttcttatttttataaacaattaaagacccgaattttggtcgaaaatcgaaactattgctttgagtagccgccattttgtcaaacatttttttggctAATTCCTTCaatcaatcactagattatttattatattaatgaaatttatttggtttttgcattttagatgatccagtccagagatatcgtgctcaccgcaagaggcctctttttgcggacctctgcaaaattggcaatatcaacgttcacgatagttatttttggcaataaaaaatatgtgaatatagacTAAGGTAGTCATAATAaacctgccaagtttcaaatcaataaaccaaatagtttgctgagaaaaaattcttgaacaatgcctttttttcgacctcctaactgtatataatccgttaatatttatagcgaatGCAAGACGACTCGGAAATTTAAGTCGTTTAAACTCAAACGTCAGATTGGTAGGTCCAATGCAAGTCTATGCGCCATTGTCCATTCGTTCCATatgattttcgacattttgaagATGTTAACTGTTTTAGTCTTGAATGAGCCGTACGCAATCCTTTGCCCAATGTGCCCTCTATTCTAGAAGAAGCAACTGCAACCACAATGTTGGATCTTTCACGAATAGTGGCTAAAACTAATGGCATTAGGAATGTGTTTTCAGTTCTACCAAGGACATCCAGAAAA containing:
- the LOC128921718 gene encoding forkhead box protein I1-like; its protein translation is MSPIFESNFSIRSILSNDEDNKPIDIRPNYTYSALVTMAIRSSPEQKLTLSSIQQWIMDNFPYYRKDQRGWQCQIRHTLTTNSCFMKIPRPPSDPGRGNYWTVNPEVESIKKSASPGQAQVVTNAFESKYSVNQAMAQGVPHPQMPTARYFPTPQEIERTQQMMMEHALLEQHAWFLHHQQQTKLLQQQLVTLQQQQYQQQCEEIYRKITFHQQQCAFLSATHYPMSEPNS